In Syngnathus typhle isolate RoL2023-S1 ecotype Sweden linkage group LG14, RoL_Styp_1.0, whole genome shotgun sequence, one genomic interval encodes:
- the slc30a7 gene encoding zinc transporter 7 isoform X2, which translates to MFFDCTALLAGLAASVISRWRSNDSFSYGYVRAEVIGGFVNGLFLIFTAFFIFSEGVERALEPPDVHHERLLPVSVAGLLVNLVGIFVFQHGGHAHSHGEQGHGHSHSLFNGSAAHERGRHGRHDGHGGHAYEDHAGHHGHSHHDPDNERRPGSSKQILQGVLLHIMADTLGSVGVIVSALLMQNYNLMIADPICSMLIAILIGISVVPLLRESIGILMQRTPPSLEHVLPECYQRVQRLEGVYNVQQPHFWTLCSDVYVGTLRVAVAPDADARWILSQTHNIFTQVGVRQLYAEIDMAAM; encoded by the exons ATGTTCTTCGACTGCACGGCGCTGCTGGCGGGCCTGGCGGCCTCTGTCATCTCCAGGTGGCGTTCCAACGACAGCTTCTCTTACGG CTATGTCAGAGCCGAGGTCATAGGCGGCTTTGTCAACGGActcttcctcatcttcactgcTTTCTTCATCTTCTCTGAAGGCGTTGAG AGAGCTCTGGAGCCGCCGGACGTTCATCACGAGCGTCTTCTTCCTGTCTCAGTGGCTGGCCTGCTTGTCAACCTGGTGGGAATCTTTGTTTTCCAACACGGAGGACATGCACACTCGCACGGAGAGCAAG GTCACGGACACAGCCATTCGTTGTTTAACGGCAGCGCGGCCCATGAGCGTGGCCGCCATGGTCGCCACGACGGGCACGGCGGTCATGCCTACGAAGACCACGCCGGTCACCACGGGCATAGTCATCATGATCCTGACA ACGAGCGTCGACCGGGTTCCAGTAAACAGATCCTCCAAG GTGTGCTGCTGCACATCATGGCCGACACTCTGGGCAGCGTGGGCGTGATCGTTTCAGCTCTTCTGATGCAGAATTACAACTTGATGATAGCTGACCCCATCTGCTCCATGCTCATCGCGATCCTCATTGGAATCAG TGTGGTCCCGTTGCTGCGAGAGTCCATCGGCATCCTGATGCAGAGAACGCCTCCATCCCTGGAGCACGTCCTCCCCGAGTGCTATCAGCGG GTGCAGCGGCTCGAGGGCGTGTACAACGTGCAGCAGCCACACTTCTGGACCTTGTGCAGCGACGTCTACGTGGGAACTCTCAGAGTGGCCGTGGCCCCCGACGCCGACGCCCGCTGGATACTCAGCCAGACGCACAACATCTTTACGCAG GTGGGCGTTCGGCAACTCTATGCAGAAATTGACATGGCTGCCATGTAG
- the LOC133167425 gene encoding uncharacterized protein LOC133167425 produces the protein MLVKKITIPTPLGEGMSRCLCHPSSNGAPYARWILCCVVVGACYGLWTHLNRPSDNVDRGKRWSHDKNFEDWSWDPKNPYETNTWYRYVKFTVRAHTQAGCYVCSKLPPSSTQVHLEARAMNVTEAKCMASMGGVGYQHRVVKVSDEDPFRPGLAEGTCDQLFWTNLNVTVKGRTLPQVAYTERRPGVNYTCYIQGSKTHKCIDSDCSPGGNWMGALDIAAECQDRRAISVGEGSPTNMSAPSNGTYFIQNGWWLCGHKVYPMLPASWTGVCAPVWVTDHTYRIRHRQLTTARNSSGRQRRAVATFDPHDPIWGANVPDDHKVWSVGDKVVGKHSLFIETLNYRFQSFVNLSLQVNDGQNREIQAIRLMVLQNRMVLDLLTAAQGGVCHIIGTSCCTYIPGENDTHIYDAMASLKNLQQAMSNDRVPQQWGFFSWLFSGNWWQLLLKLVSPVLVVLVLCLFTTCVIPCLKSAVTRYVSSTVAHVNIQLLSRDGCDDHDETRIA, from the coding sequence atgttggtgaagaaaataaCGAttcccactccgctaggcgaggggatgtcccggtgtctctgccatcctagtagcaatggggctccatatgccagatggatcctctgctgcgttgtggttggagcgtgctatggtctatggactcatttgaacagaccaagtgacaatgttgaccgtggaaaacgatggtcacacgataagaactttgaggactggtcatgggaccccaaaaacccatacgaaaccaacacgtggtaccggtacgtcaagttcactgtgagagcccacacacaggcgggatgttatgtgtgttcgaaactccccccttcctccacgcaagttcacttggaggccagagcaatgaatgtcactgaagcaaaatgtatggcatccatgggaggagttggatatcaacaccgtgttgtcaaagtgagtgatgaagaccctttccgccctggacttgcggaaggcacctgtgatcagcttttctggacaaatctcaatgtgactgttaaaggacgaacattaccgcaggtggcctacacagagcggcgacctggagtgaactatacgtgttacatccaaggaagtaagacccacaaatgcattgacagtgactgctctccaggaggaaactggatgggagctttggacatcgccgctgaatgtcaagataggagagccatttcagttggggagggctctccgactaacatgtctgcaccatcgaacggaacatacttcatccagaatggctggtggctttgtggtcacaaggtttatccgatgctgcccgccagctggacaggagtgtgtgcaccagtgtgggtgacggaccacacctacaggatacgacatcgacagctgacgacagcacgcaactcttctggacgtcaacgcagagcggttgcaacctttgaccctcatgaccctatctggggtgcgaatgttccagacgaccataaagtatggtccgttggagacaaagttgttggaaaacattcactcttcatcgagacactgaactatcgttttcaatcctttgtgaatctctcactacaagtcaacgatggacaaaatagagagattcaggctattaggctgatggtcttgcaaaacaggatggttctggacttgttgacggcagcacaaggtggtgtgtgccacatcattgggacttcctgttgcacatacattcctggagaaaatgacacacacatctacgacgccatggcttcgctgaagaacttacagcaggccatgtcaaatgacagagttccacaacagtggggtttcttttcatggctattctctggcaactggtggcaactgctgttgaaactagtgtctcctgtgcttgttgtgctggtgttgtgcttgtttacgacctgtgttatcccatgtttgaagtctgctgtgacgaggtacgtctcttctaccgtagcacacgtaaatatacaacttcttagtcgtgacggatgtgatgaccatgatgaaacgcggattgcgtag
- the slc30a7 gene encoding zinc transporter 7 isoform X1 — protein MLPLSIKDDEYKPAKFNLLLKLSGWIRSILSDKTSRNLFFFLCLNLSFAFVELSYGIWSNSLGLISDSFHMFFDCTALLAGLAASVISRWRSNDSFSYGYVRAEVIGGFVNGLFLIFTAFFIFSEGVERALEPPDVHHERLLPVSVAGLLVNLVGIFVFQHGGHAHSHGEQGHGHSHSLFNGSAAHERGRHGRHDGHGGHAYEDHAGHHGHSHHDPDNERRPGSSKQILQGVLLHIMADTLGSVGVIVSALLMQNYNLMIADPICSMLIAILIGISVVPLLRESIGILMQRTPPSLEHVLPECYQRVQRLEGVYNVQQPHFWTLCSDVYVGTLRVAVAPDADARWILSQTHNIFTQVGVRQLYAEIDMAAM, from the exons ATGTTGCCTTTATCCATCAAGGACGACGAGTACAAACCTGCCAAGTTCAATTTGCTGCTCAAGCTTTCAGGATGGATCAG GTCTATTTTGTCCGACAAAACGTCGagaaatttgtttttcttcttgtgcTTGAACCTTTCCTTCGCCTTTGTGGAGCTGAGTTACGGCATCTGGAGCAACAG TCTAGGTCTGATCTCGGACTCGTTCCACATGTTCTTCGACTGCACGGCGCTGCTGGCGGGCCTGGCGGCCTCTGTCATCTCCAGGTGGCGTTCCAACGACAGCTTCTCTTACGG CTATGTCAGAGCCGAGGTCATAGGCGGCTTTGTCAACGGActcttcctcatcttcactgcTTTCTTCATCTTCTCTGAAGGCGTTGAG AGAGCTCTGGAGCCGCCGGACGTTCATCACGAGCGTCTTCTTCCTGTCTCAGTGGCTGGCCTGCTTGTCAACCTGGTGGGAATCTTTGTTTTCCAACACGGAGGACATGCACACTCGCACGGAGAGCAAG GTCACGGACACAGCCATTCGTTGTTTAACGGCAGCGCGGCCCATGAGCGTGGCCGCCATGGTCGCCACGACGGGCACGGCGGTCATGCCTACGAAGACCACGCCGGTCACCACGGGCATAGTCATCATGATCCTGACA ACGAGCGTCGACCGGGTTCCAGTAAACAGATCCTCCAAG GTGTGCTGCTGCACATCATGGCCGACACTCTGGGCAGCGTGGGCGTGATCGTTTCAGCTCTTCTGATGCAGAATTACAACTTGATGATAGCTGACCCCATCTGCTCCATGCTCATCGCGATCCTCATTGGAATCAG TGTGGTCCCGTTGCTGCGAGAGTCCATCGGCATCCTGATGCAGAGAACGCCTCCATCCCTGGAGCACGTCCTCCCCGAGTGCTATCAGCGG GTGCAGCGGCTCGAGGGCGTGTACAACGTGCAGCAGCCACACTTCTGGACCTTGTGCAGCGACGTCTACGTGGGAACTCTCAGAGTGGCCGTGGCCCCCGACGCCGACGCCCGCTGGATACTCAGCCAGACGCACAACATCTTTACGCAG GTGGGCGTTCGGCAACTCTATGCAGAAATTGACATGGCTGCCATGTAG